The genomic DNA TAACCTAAAAAAGTGTTTACATACATCAAAAGGTAGTGacatatgtatgttaatACCGATAGTTTATgaatttcataaatatatggatgaagagttaaaaaatatattaaccgTTCAGGTAACATGTAACAGAGACAATATAAATGAAACGAacttcataaatatattacgcGTATTTTCAAAGATGAAGTATAAGAATGAACTTGTTAACAAATTTTTGTACAATGTGAAATATTTGGCAAGTTACAAAAAAAGCAATGGGTTAACAAATGAGCAGAGCAGTGATAACGATTCTATGCAGAAcgtttattctttttttttttcgtgtccaaaattctttttcctgtttttttattataaaagtaaaaataatttatttacatataaggATGTATATTATGTGGAAAACTTTATACAAAATAGCTTTTTTGAAATGAATGTAAaggattttatttttgttttattaatttattacaagAACGGAATAGTTTTACTACCGCAACTGCTGCTCAAAATTTGTGCTATTTTTAACAACGGGAAAAAGATTATAAAAAGGGAAGAGCTGctattttgtctttttttgctctcaaaaaattattacgcCCTATCAAACAGTGCAAGTGGAAGAATTGATAGTAGTGGTAATAGCGGTAGTTATTACAGGGCCTTAGGGAATAAAGAGGACAACtttttgatgaaaaaaatgaacgtGTTCAGGAAAAGCCAGTATACTCAGCATCACATAGACTCTTTTATAAACGTAATTAATGACATTTTATTGTACATTTACGATGATAAGATGATAAATTATCAAGCAGACCTGATGAAACATTTACAAGAAGAGGGGAATATAAGAAATACTGTTGAAggggaaggaaaaaaaacgAATGATGGTAAGAACAATGAGAAGGAAGAAGCTTATTCTGAAGATATCAAAGTGATCCATCATAATAACACTTATATGGTCAATTCTGAAATATATACCTGTAAAATGGACTTTAACAggttaaaattaaatttgataatgatgaaaatattttataacttatattattcctttttcacAATTcgtaatgaaaaaaaaaaaaaaaaaaaaaaaattctgaacagtcatcatgaaaaattattaactcatttattttcatgttttaataataatttttcaaaaaatgtaaacgaaattaaatatatatcccccttattatatcattttagttaccttaatatttattctccattttattttaaaaaacaaatatgttacatattaaaaaattgcattATGGATGATCAGCtagtaaaacatatattgCTAAGTCATGTATTTATGAAACAGAAAATATCaactgaaataaaaaagtatattaagGAATATGTAATTACCCATTTTGAACATTTTAGCATGAATCTTCAAGTACTgttctttaaattttgtaataattttttaaatatgaaaaatatagaaaatacaGATGAACAAAAGGATAGTTTGTTATTCGATCAGCTgctaaataatatatttttaaatttagcaAAAATGAAGCCAAACAATTATTtagatatttattttaccatAAGCAATAATATGgttaaagataaaaagtattatattcaactattttattatatgaacaaGTGTGCTGATCATTATACCGGTGAACAGTTATTGCtaatacttttttacatGTACAAGACAGGTTATAGTAAACCAAAAATACGCAAAAAAGTAAGAAATTTAATTTTGCATCACCACAAGAAAAGACTAATTAATTTAAG from Plasmodium brasilianum strain Bolivian I chromosome 10, whole genome shotgun sequence includes the following:
- a CDS encoding hypothetical protein (conserved Plasmodium protein) gives rise to the protein MYNANSYLLDNMIKLVFDNLKKCLHTSKGSDICMLIPIVYEFHKYMDEELKNILTVQVTCNRDNINETNFINILRVFSKMKYKNELVNKFLYNVKYLASYKKSNGLTNEQSSDNDSMQNVYSFFFSCPKFFFLFFYYKSKNNLFTYKDVYYVENFIQNSFFEMNVKDFIFVLLIYYKNGIVLLPQLLLKICAIFNNGKKIIKREELLFCLFLLSKNYYALSNSASGRIDSSGNSGSYYRALGNKEDNFLMKKMNVFRKSQYTQHHIDSFINVINDILLYIYDDKMINYQADLMKHLQEEGNIRNTVEGEGKKTNDGKNNEKEEAYSEDIKVIHHNNTYMVNSEIYTCKMDFNRLKLNLIMMKIFYNLYYSFFTIRNEKKKKKKKILNSHHEKLLTHLFSCFNNNFSKNVNEIKYISPLLYHFSYLNIYSPFYFKKQICYILKNCIMDDQLVKHILLSHVFMKQKISTEIKKYIKEYVITHFEHFSMNLQVLFFKFCNNFLNMKNIENTDEQKDSLLFDQLLNNIFLNLAKMKPNNYLDIYFTISNNMVKDKKYYIQLFYYMNKCADHYTGEQLLLILFYMYKTGYSKPKIRKKVRNLILHHHKKRLINLSTYIKYILPLDEFGIYHLLPIKFQQVIYDQLGEDVKPYVRQPLKNDEEERKNSQITMEHDQQDFPIETTEQQDNEDAPIYIFEQMVKSY